A portion of the Cryptomeria japonica chromosome 5, Sugi_1.0, whole genome shotgun sequence genome contains these proteins:
- the LOC131050749 gene encoding ARF guanine-nucleotide exchange factor GNOM, with the protein MGRPKRKTEIKAIEEEPQECGGTHRRGALACMVNSEVGAVLAVMRRNARWAGRYMAGDDQLEHSLVQALKSLRRQIFSWQQPWHMIDPSVYLKPFLDVIRSDETGGQITGVALSAVYKILTLEVFDLNTIHVDDAMHSIVDAVTSCRFEVTDAASEEVVLMKILQVLLACMKSKASVVLNNQDICTIVNTCFRVVHQAGSKGELLQRVARHTMHELVRAIFSHLPELDHAEATTKTNEGERSSVDSKGHVDELGKECRVDGRQFDNGTVDYDSADMLVSGVLTSHSPFMINSSMEFSDEKTTSNRVSSKELANDVQIMIEPYGVPCMVEIFHFLCSLLNIVETMSIGARSNPLAFDEDVPLFALGLINSAVELGGESIGRHPKLLALIQDELFRNLMQFGLSSSPLILSMVCSIVLNLYHHLRTKLKLQLEAFFSCVIIRLAQSKYGASYQQQEVAMEALVDFCRQPTFMSEMYANLDCDITCGNIFEDLGNLLSKSAFPVNCPLSAMHILALDGLIAVIHSMADRVTAASPLPEPVPVGEIEEYVPFWEINCESFENPDHWVEFVRRKKYVKRRLMIGADHFNRDPKKGLEFLQGTHLLPEKLDPQSVACFFRYTAGLDKNLVGDFLGNHDEFCVKVLHEFAKTFDFQEMNLDTALRLFLETFRLPGESQKIQRVLEAFSERYYEQSSKVLADKDAAFLLSYSLIMLNTDQHNVQVKKKMTEEDFIRNNRHINAGKDLPREYLSELYHSIVKNEIRTSYEQGIGFPEMTPSRWIDLMRKSEKTPPYIVCDSRPFLDHDMFAIISGPTIAAISVVFDHAEDEDVFHACVDGFLAVAKMSACHHLEDVLDDLVVSLCKFTTLLNPSASVEEPVLAFGDDTKARMATVTVFTIANEYGDYIRTGWRNILDCILRLHKLGLLPARVASDAADDPDVANDSIHGKTLSGTPSISHIPVVGTPRRSSGLMGRFSQLLSLDTDEPRSQPTEQQLAAHQRTVQTIQKCHIDSIFTESKFLQAESLLQLARALIWAAGRPQKGSSSPEDEDTAVFCLELLIAITLNNRDRIMLLWQGVYEHIAGIVQSTVMPCALVEKAVFGLLRICQRLLPYKESLADELLRSLQLILKLDARVADSYCELITQGVMRLVKANAGHIKSSMGWRTISSLLSITARHPEASESGFEALSFIMSDGAHLTQANYVFCLDATRAFAESRVGLADRSLRALDLMAESVKCLVRWSKMSSGDRKTVGDSREDTSKSSQEIGEMWLRLAHGFRKVCLEQREEVRNYALLSLQRCLLAAEAISLAPTIWLQCFDQVIFIMLDDLLDIAQGHSPKEYRNMEGTLHHAMKFLSKIFLQFLDQLLTLPNFRKLWLGVLSHMEKYMKSKLRGKGSEKLHELIPELLKNMLQIMKTRGVLVQRSTLGGDSLWELTWLHVKGISPSLQTELFPDHEQEGEMEPRSDEYSSAAETISSEAATVAK; encoded by the exons ATGGGGCGTCCAAAACGGAAAACTGAAATTAAGGCAATAGAAGAAGAGCCCCAAGAATGTGGTGGCACACACAGGAGAGGGGCTTTAGCTTGTATGGTAAACTCAGAAGTGGGTGCTGTGTTAGCTGTTATGCGGCGAAATGCAAGATGGGCAGGCCGTTATATGGCAGGTGATGACCAGTTAGAACATTCGCTTGTACAAGCTTTGAAGAGCTTACGCCGGCAAATATTTAGCTGGCAGCAACCCTGGCACATGATTGATCCTTCTGTTTATTTGAAACCATTTTTGGATGTGATCCGTTCAGATGAGACAGGGGGTCAGATTACTGGAGTTGCCTTGTCTGCTGTTTACAAGATCTTAACTCTGGAAGTTTTTGATTTGAATACAATCCATGTTGATGATGCAATGCATTCCATAGTTGATGCTGTGACGAGTTGTAGGTTTGAAGTAACGGATGCAGCATCAGAGGAGGTAGTATTAATGAAGATACTGCAGGTTCTTCTAGCTTGTATGAAAAGCAAGGCTTCTGTAGTTCTTAATAACCAGGATATCTGTACCATAGTAAATACATGCTTTCGAGTGGTTCATCAAGCTGGATCCAAAGGTGAATTACTACAGCGAGTGGCTCGGCATACAATGCATGAGCTTGTGAGGGCTATTTTTTCTCATCTACCAGAGCTTGATCATGCAGAGGCTACTACAAAAACCAATGAAGGTGAGAGGTCTTCTGTCGATTCTAAAGGACAT GTAGATGAGCTTGGGAAAGAATGCAGAGTTGATGGCAGGCAGTTTGACAATGGAACCGTGGACTATGATTCTGCCGACATGTTAGTATCTGGTGTATTGACATCACATAGTCCTTTTATGATCAATTCTTCCATGGAGTTTTCAGATGAGAAAACAACTAGCAACAGAGTTAGCAGTAAAGAACTTGCTAATGATGTGCAGATTATGATAGAGCCATATGGGGTTCCCTGCATGGTGGAAATTTTTCATTTCTTATGCTCCCTTTTAAATATAGTCGAGACTATGAGTATAGGTGCTCGGTCAAACCCTTTAGCCTTTGATGAAGATGTTCCTCTTTTTGCTTTGGGGTTAATAAACTCTGCTGTTGAATTGGGAGGGGAATCGATAGGGAGACATCCAAAGTTACTAGCCCTGATACAGGATGAGCTTTTTCGTAATTTAATGCAGTTTGGATTGTCATCGAGCCCTTTGATCCTATCCATGGTGTGTAGCATAGTTCTTAATTTATATCATCACCTACGTACAAAATTGAAATTGCAGCTGGAAGCATTCTTCTCCTGTGTTATAATCAGGCTTGCACAAAGCAAGTATGGTGCTTCTTATCAACAGCAAGAAGTTGCAATGGAAGCATTGGTGGATTTCTGCAGACAGCCAACATTTATGTCTGAGATGTATGCAAATTTGGATTGTGACATTACTTGTGGTAACATATTTGAGGATCTTGGAAACCTACTGTCAAAGAGTGCATTTCCTGTAAATTGCCCTTTGTCTGCCATGCACATTTTGGCATTGGATGGGCTTATTGCTGTCATTCACAGCATGGCAGATAGGGTGACTGCGGCATCACCACTCCCTGAGCCTGTACCTGTGGGAGAGATAGAAGAGTATGTACCCTTTTGGGAGATAAATTGTGAAAGTTTTGAAAATCCTGACCATTGGGTGGAGTTTGTTCGACGTAAAAAGTATGTCAAGAGGAGATTGATGATTGGAGCAGACCACTTTAATAGGGACCCAAAGAAAGGACTTGAATTCCTGCAAGGAACTCATTTACTTCCTGAAAAGCTTGATCCCCAAAGTGTTGCTTGTTTTTTCAGATATACTGCAGGACTGGATAAAAACCTTGTTGGTGATTTCTTGGGTAACCATGATGAGTTTTGTGTGAAGGTGCTTCATGAATTTGCAAAGACATTTGATTTTCAGGAAATGAATTTGGATACGGCATTGCGGCTATTTCTTGAGACTTTCCGTTTGCCAGGTGAGTCGCAGAAAATACAAAGGGTACTTGAGGCATTTTCAGAGAGATATTATGAACAATCATCAAAAGTTCTCGCAGATAAGGATGCAGCTTTTCTTTTGTCATATTCCCTTATCATGCTTAACACAGATCAGCACAATGTTCAAGTTAAAAAAAAGATGACTGAAGAGGATTTTATCAGAAATAATCGTCACATCAATGCTGGGAAAGATCTTCCTCGAGAGTATCTTTCTGAACTTTATCATTCTATTGTCAAGAATGAAATTCGGACATCTTATGAACAAGGTATAGGATTTCCTGAGATGACTCCTAGCCGCTGGATTGATCTCATGCGGAAGTCGGAGAAGACACCTCCTTACATTGTTTGTGATTCCAGGCCCTTCCTTGATCATGATATGTTTGCCATAATATCAGGTCCAACTATTGCTGCCATATCGGTGGTCTTTGACCATGCAGAGGATGAAGATGTTTTCCATGCGTGTGTGGATGGCTTTCTTGCAGTGGCTAAAATGTCAGCTTGCCACCATCTAGAGGATGTGCTAGATGACTTAGTGGTTTCTCTCTGTAAATTTACAACTCTTCTCAACCCATCTGCTTCTGTTGAAGAGCCTGTTCTTGCCTTTGGTGATGACACAAAAGCAAGGATGGCAACTGTTACAGTATTCACAATAGCTAATGAATATGGGGACTATATTCGAACTGGATGGAGGAACATCTTAGATTGCATCCTGCGTTTACACAAGCTTGGTCTGTTACCTGCCCGTGTTGCAAGTGATGCTGCTGATGATCCTGATGTGGCAAATGATTCCATTCATGGTAAGACGCTCTCAGGAACTCCATCTATATCTCATATACCTGTAGTAGGTACTCCACGGCGGTCATCAGGTTTGATGGGCAGATTTAGCCAACTGTTATCACTTGACACTGATGAACCCAGATCTCAGCCAACTGAACAGCAGCTTGCTGCACATCAACGCACAGTGCAAACCATACAAAAATGTCATATTGATAGTATCTTTACCGAGAGTAAATTTTTACAAGCAGAGTCTTTGCTCCAGCTAGCAAGGGCCCTTATCTGGGCAGCAGGTAGACCCCAGAAGGGTAGTAGTTCACCTGAAGATGAAGACACAGCTGTTTTCTGCCTAGAATTATTAATTGCAATCACTCTCAACAATCGCGACAGAATTATGCTTCTGTGGCAGGGTGTTTATGAGCACATTGCAGGTATTGTACAATCAACTGTTATGCCATGTGCTCTTGTTGAGAAGGCTGTGTTTGGACTACTACGAATCTGTCAGCGTTTGCTTCCCTACAAGGAAAGTTTGGCAGATGAGCTTTTGAGGTCCTTGCAGCTTATTTTAAAGTTGGATGCCCGTGTAGCAGATTCATACTGTGAACTCATTACTCAAGGAGTCATGCGGCTTGTCAAGGCAAATGCTGGGCACATTAAATCTTCAATGGGTTGGCGCACTATTTCATCTCTGCTTTCTATTACTGCCCGTCAtccagaagcatcagaatctggtTTTGAAGCACTATCCTTTATTATGTCTGACGGTGCACATTTAACACAGGCAAACTATGTTTTTTGCCTTGATGCTACTCGTGCATTTGCAGAGTCTCGTGTTGGTTTGGCTGATAGGTCTTTGCGTGCATTGGATTTGATGGCAGAATCTGTGAAATGTTTAGTCCGCTGGTCAAAGATGTCATCTGGCGATCGGAAAACTGTTGGTGATTCTCGTGAGGATACCTCCAAGTCCTCCCAAGAAATTGGGGAAATGTGGTTACGGCTGGCACATGGGTTTCGCAAAGTTTGTTTAGAACAGAGAGAAGAAGTCAGAAACTATGCTCTTCTGTCACTGCAACGGTGCCTATTGGCAGCAGAGGCTATTTCTTTGGCACCTAcaatttggttacaatgttttgatcaagttatcTTTATTATGCTTGATGATTTGCTAGATATTGCTCAAGGACATTCTCCAAAGGAATATCGCAACATGGAGGGCACCCTTCATCATGCAATGAAGttcctttcaaaaatatttttgcaatttttagaTCAACTACTTACTTTGCCAAACTTCCGAAAACTTTGGCTTGGTGTGCTCAGTCATATGGAGAAGTACATGAAGTCAAAACTTAGAGGAAAAGGAAGTGAAAAGCTCCACGAGCTTATTCCTGAGTTGCTGAAAAATATGTTACAAATAATGAAGACTCGGGGAGTACTTGTGCAAAGAAGTACTCTTGGAGGTGACAGCCTTTGGGAGCTTACATGGCTTCATGTGAAAGGGATTTCACCATCACTTCAGACAGAACTTTTTCCGGATCATGagcaagagggagagatggaaCCTAGATCTGATGAATATTCTTCAGCAGCTGAAACAATAAGTTCTGAAGCTGCCACAGTTGCAAAGTAA